From Azospirillum brasilense:
CCACGCTCAAGGACCAGTACACCTCCGAAGCCCTTCTGCTGGTCGACAACCGTCAGGTCCGCGTCGTCCGCGAGGTCGAGCAGGTGGTGGGCGCGATCCCCACCGAGGACGCCGCCATCCTGAGCGAGATCGAGATCCTGAAGTCGCCCCAGGTGCTGAACCAGGTGGTCAACGATCTCCAGCTCGCCCAGCATCCGGAATTCAACCCGCCGGCGCAGGAGGACGAGACGCTCCCGCTCGTCGAGCGCGCGGTGGCCTACGGCCGCGACCTCGCCTCGCGCTTCTGGGACGGCGCCCCGCCAGCCCCGGTCGCCTGGCTGCTGAGCCATGGTGACGAGGTGGCGCAGGACATCCGGGCGCGCGAGGCGCACGCGGCGCTGGGCAACGATCAGATCATCGCGCGCATCCACCGCAAGCTCGACGTCGCCATCGTCGGCCGGTCGCGCGTGATCCAGGTGCGCTTCACTTCCAAGGAGCCGCAGCTGAGCCGCGACGTGGTGGACGGCATCGTCCGCCGGTACATGGAAACCCGTCAGCAGATGGACCGCGACCTGTCGACCAGCGCGATCTCCTGGCTGCAGGACCGCATCGTCCTGCTCCGCGCGAGGTTGCCGAGGCCGATTCCAAGGTCGAGGAGGCCCGCGTCAAGGGCGGCCTGCTGAAGGGCGGCACCGGCCTGATGGCCCAGAACGAGCTTGAGCAGACCCGCCTGCGCCTGAGCGAGGCGTCGGCCATCCGCGCCCGCTCGGTCGCCCAGGCCGACACGCTGGAGCGCAACCTGAAGGCCGGCAATTGGAACGCCATCGGCGGCAGCATCGCCTCCCCGGTCGTTGCCCAGCTCCGCGCCACGGTCGCCGCCATCTCCACGGAAATGGCCCAGCTCTCCCGCCAGTACGGGCCGAAGCACCCGCGCATCGTCGAGCTTCAGGGCCGCCTGAACGAGGCCAACTCCTCGCTCCAGCAGGAAATCCGCCGCGAGATCAACGGCGTCCGCGAGGCCGCCCAGGTTGCGGTC
This genomic window contains:
- a CDS encoding Wzz/FepE/Etk N-terminal domain-containing protein, which encodes MENLPQVNHGGHHGGPPAPVPAWPAAPGPSRRSEFESQTPSMGPDFRFILRVLGSHKWLIAAIVVVLTGLSALGVSTLKDQYTSEALLLVDNRQVRVVREVEQVVGAIPTEDAAILSEIEILKSPQVLNQVVNDLQLAQHPEFNPPAQEDETLPLVERAVAYGRDLASRFWDGAPPAPVAWLLSHGDEVAQDIRAREAHAALGNDQIIARIHRKLDVAIVGRSRVIQVRFTSKEPQLSRDVVDGIVRRYMETRQQMDRDLSTSAISWLQDRIVLLRARLPRPIPRSRRPASRAAC